Proteins from a single region of Psychrobacter cryohalolentis K5:
- a CDS encoding MOSC domain-containing protein, which produces MNLEPMNIQPINSKTIASSSQKNTADFNQTLPLHIATLTCVRAGKAMPFTREEMSAIDKAPIKAHVAVNFMGLTTDEQADRRHHGGPLKAVHQLATATYDKINAEFSLKVRVGTLGENLTTEAVNGLLEMTEATVCIGDVFQYGQDESIDGNGGDSVQLRIVQPRRPCYKINDQIGQFTKVPNIASWVSKQGIAGWYFQVVRDGMISADLPVYLIERPYPFATLEKLWQLSNSKEKFAAEVIEPWLAIECLEESWKKVLAKKIKKG; this is translated from the coding sequence ATGAACTTAGAACCTATGAACATACAACCTATAAACTCAAAAACGATAGCATCTTCTAGCCAAAAAAATACTGCTGACTTTAACCAAACCTTGCCGCTCCATATCGCTACCCTCACCTGCGTTCGCGCTGGCAAAGCCATGCCATTTACCCGTGAAGAAATGAGCGCCATCGATAAAGCACCAATCAAAGCACACGTCGCTGTCAACTTTATGGGTCTCACAACTGATGAGCAAGCCGATAGACGTCATCATGGTGGTCCACTAAAAGCAGTACATCAACTAGCGACGGCGACTTATGACAAGATTAATGCAGAGTTTAGCTTGAAAGTGCGTGTTGGCACATTGGGTGAAAACCTCACTACAGAAGCAGTAAATGGTTTGCTAGAAATGACGGAAGCGACAGTTTGTATTGGTGACGTTTTTCAGTATGGTCAAGATGAAAGCATTGATGGGAATGGTGGCGACAGCGTGCAATTACGTATCGTCCAACCGCGCCGCCCCTGCTACAAAATCAATGACCAAATCGGACAATTTACCAAAGTGCCAAATATTGCGTCTTGGGTCAGCAAACAAGGCATCGCTGGTTGGTATTTTCAAGTCGTTCGTGATGGCATGATCAGCGCTGATTTACCGGTATATTTAATCGAACGCCCCTATCCTTTTGCGACACTTGAGAAACTGTGGCAGTTATCAAACTCAAAAGAGAAATTTGCCGCAGAAGTTATTGAACCTTGGCTTGCGATTGAGTGTTTGGAAGAGAGTTGGAAGAAGGTTTTGGCAAAGAAGATTAAAAAGGGTTAG